Proteins encoded together in one Abyssisolibacter fermentans window:
- a CDS encoding DNA polymerase III subunit alpha, translated as MSDFTHLHVHTEYSLLDGAARIDKLIDKVKELGMDSIAITDHGNMFGVVNFYKTAKNKGIKPIIGCEVYVSKRKYTDKDPVKDKRQYHLVLLAKNNEGYINLMKIVSEGYINGFYYKPRIDFSVLEKYKGGIIALSACLAGEVQYHLNNDNYDKAKEIALKYSDFFGKDNYYLELQDHGIEEQTKINKQLIKLSEETNIPMVVTNDVHYIEKSDAKVHDVLLCIQTGKSVNEQDRMRFPTEEFYLKSEEEMRLLFPKLDEAYKNTKTIADRCNVKFDFNTLHLPQYEIPEGYTNKQYLRELCYNGLKEKYDVITDELKERLEYEISTIENMGYVDYFLIVWDFIKFSKDNGIMVGPGRGSAAGSVVSYVLGIIDIDPMKYNLIFERFLNPERVSMPDIDIDFCYERREEVIEYVIRKYGANRVAQIVTFGTMAARGAIRDVGRALDMSYGEVDYVAKLIPMELGMNISKALEVSPKFKQAYDSETKVKGLVDIAKAVEGLPRHTSTHAAGVVISKLPVNEYVPLSKNGDCITTQYTMTELEELGLLKMDFLGLRNLTVIRDAIDLIEANHNVKVSFTKDDYEDGNVYKMFAKGETLGVFQFESSGMRHFLKELKPDCLENIIAANSLYRPGPMSQIPTYIANKNHPESIKYLHPKLEHILNVTYGCMVYQEQVMQIVRDIGGFSMGRSDLVRRAMSKKKMKVMEQERKHFIYGKKDENGEVEICGAISNGVDEDTANKIYDLMIDFAKYAFNKSHSAAYALLAYQTAWLKFYYPIEFMAALLTSIMGNTNSISLYIQECKRLNIEILPPDINESYASFTVFKGKIRFGLAAIKNVGNSVIESIIRERRSNGKFMSLTDFCSRVDDGSLNKRTVESLIRSGAMDSLGGNRSQYLAVHERIMAHINNDRKKNIEGQFSIFDQITDCSISVNDDNLPNINEFDTKNLLSMEKEMAGVYLSGHPLSEIEQELKNISSTNTSEIREANENLGEGKQSTLLNDGINVTLGGIITNTKEMITKNNNMMAFVTLEDLYGSIETIVFPKIFDKYEKHIKEDNVVIMQGRLNLNESDDPKIIIDRIKPLVGMKKQKLYLKIASNMDLKIFNDIKGILRRYNGSTPVFVYIEKDKKTVKADNQHWADVDESNCLDSLKALLGSDNVVLK; from the coding sequence ATGTCTGATTTTACACATCTTCATGTTCATACGGAATATAGTTTGTTGGATGGAGCCGCAAGAATAGATAAGCTTATAGATAAAGTAAAAGAGCTGGGAATGGATAGTATAGCTATAACAGACCATGGTAATATGTTTGGTGTAGTGAATTTTTATAAAACTGCAAAAAATAAAGGAATAAAGCCTATTATTGGATGTGAAGTATATGTGTCAAAAAGAAAATATACTGATAAAGATCCTGTTAAAGATAAAAGACAGTATCACTTAGTATTGTTAGCAAAAAATAATGAGGGTTACATTAATTTAATGAAAATAGTATCTGAAGGATATATAAATGGATTCTATTACAAGCCAAGAATAGATTTTAGTGTACTTGAAAAGTATAAAGGCGGGATAATAGCACTTAGTGCATGTTTAGCAGGAGAAGTACAATATCACCTAAATAATGATAATTATGATAAGGCAAAAGAAATTGCTTTAAAATATAGTGATTTCTTTGGTAAGGATAATTATTATTTAGAACTGCAAGATCATGGAATAGAAGAACAAACTAAGATAAATAAACAACTTATTAAGCTAAGTGAAGAAACAAACATACCAATGGTAGTTACAAATGATGTTCATTATATAGAAAAAAGTGATGCAAAGGTTCACGATGTTTTGCTATGCATACAAACAGGTAAGTCTGTTAATGAGCAAGATCGTATGAGATTTCCAACAGAAGAGTTTTACTTAAAATCAGAAGAAGAAATGAGACTTTTATTTCCTAAACTTGACGAAGCATATAAAAACACAAAAACAATAGCTGACAGATGTAATGTTAAATTTGATTTTAATACTTTACATTTGCCACAATATGAAATACCAGAGGGTTATACAAATAAGCAATATTTAAGAGAACTTTGTTATAACGGTTTAAAGGAGAAGTATGATGTAATTACAGATGAACTAAAGGAAAGACTAGAGTACGAGATTAGTACTATAGAAAATATGGGTTATGTCGACTATTTTTTAATAGTATGGGATTTTATAAAATTTTCAAAAGATAATGGGATAATGGTTGGACCTGGTAGAGGTTCAGCTGCAGGAAGCGTTGTATCTTATGTGTTAGGAATAATAGATATTGATCCAATGAAGTATAATCTAATATTTGAAAGATTTTTAAATCCTGAGAGAGTATCTATGCCAGATATAGATATTGATTTTTGCTATGAAAGAAGAGAAGAAGTTATTGAATATGTTATAAGAAAGTATGGTGCTAATAGAGTTGCTCAGATAGTTACGTTCGGTACAATGGCTGCTAGAGGAGCTATAAGAGACGTAGGAAGGGCGCTTGACATGAGCTATGGTGAAGTAGATTATGTAGCTAAGCTTATACCTATGGAATTAGGTATGAATATTTCAAAGGCGTTAGAAGTGAGTCCTAAATTTAAACAAGCATATGATAGTGAAACAAAAGTGAAAGGACTTGTAGATATAGCAAAAGCTGTAGAAGGTCTTCCTAGACATACATCTACACATGCAGCGGGTGTAGTAATATCAAAGCTACCAGTAAATGAATATGTGCCGTTAAGCAAGAATGGTGATTGCATAACAACCCAATATACAATGACAGAGCTTGAAGAATTAGGCTTATTAAAAATGGATTTTTTAGGTTTGAGAAATCTGACCGTTATTAGAGATGCAATAGATCTAATTGAAGCTAATCACAATGTGAAAGTTAGTTTTACTAAAGACGATTATGAAGATGGAAATGTATATAAAATGTTTGCAAAAGGTGAAACCTTAGGAGTATTTCAATTTGAAAGTTCTGGTATGAGACATTTCTTAAAAGAGCTTAAACCAGATTGTTTAGAGAATATAATAGCTGCAAACTCTCTATATAGACCAGGACCAATGAGTCAAATACCAACATATATAGCAAATAAAAACCACCCAGAAAGTATAAAATATTTACACCCCAAATTAGAACACATATTAAATGTGACTTATGGTTGTATGGTATATCAAGAACAAGTTATGCAAATAGTTAGAGATATTGGTGGATTTTCTATGGGAAGGTCTGACCTTGTTAGAAGAGCAATGAGTAAGAAGAAAATGAAAGTAATGGAACAGGAAAGAAAACATTTCATATACGGTAAAAAAGATGAAAACGGAGAAGTTGAAATTTGTGGTGCAATAAGTAATGGGGTAGATGAAGATACAGCTAATAAAATATATGACTTGATGATTGATTTTGCAAAATATGCATTTAATAAATCACATTCAGCTGCATATGCACTGTTGGCATACCAGACAGCATGGCTTAAATTTTATTACCCGATTGAATTTATGGCTGCACTATTAACCAGTATTATGGGAAATACAAATTCAATATCGCTATATATCCAGGAATGCAAGAGACTTAATATTGAAATATTACCACCAGATATAAACGAGAGTTATGCTTCTTTTACAGTATTTAAAGGTAAGATACGTTTTGGACTAGCTGCAATAAAAAATGTTGGTAATTCAGTTATAGAATCTATAATAAGAGAAAGAAGATCAAATGGTAAATTCATGAGTCTTACTGATTTTTGTTCTAGAGTAGATGATGGATCATTAAATAAAAGAACCGTAGAAAGCTTAATAAGAAGTGGAGCCATGGATTCACTAGGAGGAAACAGATCTCAATATTTGGCAGTACATGAACGCATTATGGCTCATATCAATAATGATAGAAAGAAAAATATAGAAGGACAATTCTCAATCTTTGATCAAATAACTGATTGTAGTATTTCAGTAAATGATGATAATTTGCCAAATATTAATGAATTTGATACTAAAAACTTGTTATCAATGGAAAAGGAAATGGCAGGCGTCTATTTAAGTGGACATCCATTATCTGAAATAGAACAAGAATTAAAAAATATATCTAGTACTAATACGAGTGAAATAAGAGAGGCAAATGAAAATCTGGGAGAAGGCAAACAGAGTACATTATTAAATGATGGTATTAATGTAACTTTAGGAGGAATTATTACTAATACAAAAGAAATGATTACTAAAAACAATAATATGATGGCATTTGTTACATTAGAGGATTTGTACGGTTCGATAGAAACTATTGTATTTCCAAAGATATTCGATAAATATGAAAAACATATAAAAGAAGATAATGTAGTAATTATGCAAGGAAGACTAAATTTAAATGAATCAGATGACCCTAAAATTATTATAGATAGAATAAAACCGTTAGTAGGTATGAAAAAACAAAAACTTTATCTAAAAATTGCAAGTAATATGGATTTAAAAATATTTAATGATATAAAAGGAATATTGAGAAGATATAATGGAAGTACACCGGTTTTTGTATATATTGAAAAAGATAAAAAAACAGTAAAAGCAGACAATCAACATTGGGCAGATGTAGACGAATCTAATTGTTTAGATAGCTTAAAAGCATTATTAGGAAGCGATAATGTTGTATTAAAGTAA